One Pelobates fuscus isolate aPelFus1 chromosome 8, aPelFus1.pri, whole genome shotgun sequence genomic window carries:
- the RBBP6 gene encoding E3 ubiquitin-protein ligase RBBP6 isoform X1: protein MSCVHYKFSSKLNYDTVTFDGLHISLCDLKKQIMGRERLKAADCDLQITNAQTQEEYTDDAALIPKNSSVIVRRIPIGGVKTSSKTYVISRSEPVSGTSKAIDDASASISMAKLAKTANLAEADASEEDKIKAMMTQSGHEYDPSNYMKKPLGPPPPSYTCYRCLKPGHYIKQCPTNGQDKSFEQTVRIKKSTGIPRSFMVEVEDPNMKGAMLTNTGKYAIPTIDAVAYAVGKKEKPPFLPPEPSSSSEEEDPVPDELLCLICKDMMNDAVVIPCCGNSYCDECIRSALLDSDDHTCPTCHQTEVSPDALIANKFLRQAVNNFKNETGYSKRIRKQQSAPPAKQSQAAPPARNTQQSSRTMPSRQQDPLIAPATTAPVVNQTPPSTVPSRQSAAPSTVPANPPPLSASPADSTPSLPLPVHKERVKTEPVYHNQDKIGSRSSTVPAIPVTSSSCLNPVTSNSLLGDKGYHVPVLSQLPSLAHCHPAPTPLLRTNIPRPSGPRPLMGWEGPSRGRHPHNDRPLRNQGPSMVSSGPVYVHPPPPLFPPPPPHGLPLPPGAPPPQFPPQFPPGQPPGAGYNVPPPGFASVSQTVSAPWAPATIQGAHSNALSATNLVNPPLSKEEFYREQRRLKEEEKKKSKLDEFTNDFAKELLEYRKIQKERKRSYSRSKSPYSGSSYSKSSSYSRSRSNSSRSPSYSRSYSRSRSRSYSRSPYQRKVSSKGRAHRSKSRSRGYQHSRSKSPYRRYNSRSKTPPHRPPSPNKRVVPLMESDREYCNRYREMPPYDIKALYGRQPDLRDPYERQRFREWERKYIDWYEKYCKGVTMNAMPRQRSPVNRENYSPNRFPVPPQARRDNSPYNRGRREDYPPLLPHRGRPLAGSYQEKMLPREPPHGMKDANKLKEKEVMNPPLDSKGNKHKKHRKKRKGEENEGFTKPDIDNPRKHRDPNAVDGKRNEPFFVPTSKDDATPVRDEPMDAESIALKALAAKDKREKAKVKPEKTKHKLDGNLPKKETTSTSKVVKIEKVVVDVEKEKLAGVEPPTKKPKDETQKPDNVKKDDKTALLPRKVQLKVVKQNPDDKQVTKDDKQVTKDDKSKKEPSKDVKQEKPIVKEEKSKKVIDKSKVSEVKQEKRKRKVDEKVPGKEQDKTTVETSEPPKPSTSKVKSEVEIKNPEKVPENEKPTVKKIKLNRETGKKIATADTSAVAEEAEEKKMPSAVTKSKLERVKGKVRRKVTVQDGSGSTLVDYTSTSSTGGSPIRKGEDKLDTKRTVIKTMEEYNNDITVPAEDVIVMVKIPQSKWDKDDFESEDDEAKDAPTLPCAGKPMSVITKPLSSVILVDKETSLLEKPKSTREQGDEGSPLDAKTSKESSVSHTKSRLSGKDSPVDVKETSNKRKGSSQADSSSDRSGQHSSKERSSEKPDSSRGSSSRDFTPNRDKKSERSDSRDRKLDHESKSRDKKQEHEARDKKIDYDKEKDKKVENDNKERDRRLEHEGKEKKPEYDSRDQSSSKRRDDRRKDSPIRDTSSSSQKSRPRDIQTETSRKGTGEIKSSHSPSRERKVKGDIKAPDAKRARVDQKPSEKSSTKEKERTVYKSKGAEETSDNVCSNTRHTSPDTQTDKDVGEKDSHKAKVPQNPSTRLSTDLTRETDEAAFVPDYNESDSESSVKQEATTSQEPQENKNKDSESTGIMEPVDTTGLPATNPSSPSESRSPSPVDSQTHSRSSSVSSVGSQDSKKRKRKKEKKKHKKHKKHKKHKKHAGNESETEKTEKSQKHKHKKKKSKKSKDKETEKEEVKAKPPVTE, encoded by the exons ACCGCCAATCtggctgaagcagatgcttctgAAGAGGATAAAATCAAAGCTATGATGACACAATCCGGACATGAATACGATCCTAGCAA TTATATGAAGAAACCGCTAGGCCCTCCGCCTCCTTCCTATACATGTTATCGATGTTTAAAACCTGGCCATTACATAAAGCAGTGCCCTACCAACGGG CAGGACAAATCTTTTGAGCAAACTGTCAGGATTAAAAAGAGCACTGGAATCCCCCGTAGTTTTATGGTGGAAGTAGAGGATCCCAATATGAAGGGAGCTATGCTTACAAACACTGGAAAATATGCCATACCTACAATCGATGC GGTGGCTTATGCTGTTGGGAAAAAGGAAAAGCCACCGTTTCTTCCCCCTGAACCCTCATCGTCTTCTGAGGAAGAGGATCCTGTGCCCGATGAGCTGCTATGCTTGATCTGTAAAGACATGATGAACGATGCTGTTGTAATACCGTGCTGTGGGAATAGCTACTGTGATGAAT GTATTCGCTCTGCCCTACTTGACTCTGATGATCATACCTGCCCAACATGCCACCAGACAGAGGTTTCCCCGGATGCTTTAATCGCCAACAAATTTTTACGTCAG GCTGTAAACAATTTTAAGAATGAAACCGGTTACTCAAAGAGGATCCGCAAGCAACAGTCTGCACCTCCTGCAAAACAGTCCCAAGCTGCTCCACCTGCACGCAACACACAACAGTCTTCACGCACAATGCCATCGCGACAGCAGGACCCTCTCATTGCTCCTGCAACTACTGCACCAGTTGTTAATCAGACCCCTCCCAGCACTGTTCCGAGCCGCCAGTCTGCTGCACCTAGCACTGTACCAGCCAACCCTCCACCATTGTCTGCATCTCCTGCAGACTCCACACCTTCACTGCCATTACCTGTCCACAAGGAGAGAGTAAAAACAGAACCTGTATATCA CAATCAGGACAAAATTGGCTCCCGTTCTAGCACGGTTCCTGCCATCCCGGTTACATCATCCAGCTGCTTAAACCCTGTGACCAGTAACTCACTTCTTGGAGATAAG GGATATCATGTACCGGTTCTTAGTCAATTGCCTTCCCTTGCTCACTGCCATCCTGCACCAA CACCACTCTTGAGGACCAATATCCCCAGACCATCTGGACCAAGACCCCTTATGGGCTGGGAAGG TCCAAGTCGTGGACGCCATCCTCACAACGACCGTCCTCTTAGAAATCAGGGTCCTTCCATGGTATCATCGGGACCGGTGTATGTccatccacctcctcctttgtTTCCACCACCTCCTCCTCACGGTCTTCCACTGCCCCCAGGAGCTCCTCCACCACAATTCCCACCTCAATTTCCTCCTGGTCAGCCCCCAGGTGCGGGTTATAATGTTCCTCCTCCTGGTTTTGCTTCAGTGTCTCAAACAGTATCTGCACCTTGGGCTCCTGCAACAATACAAGGAGCACATAGCAATGCTCTTTCAGCAACAAACTTAGTAAACCCACCGCTGTCCAAAGAGGAGTTCTACAGAGAGCAACGTCGACTTAAAGAAGA agaaaaaaagaaatctaaaCTTGACGAGTTTACAAATGACTTTGCCAAGGAACTACTTGAATATCGTAAAATACAGAAAGAGCGCAAACGATCTTACTCCAG gtcaaaATCTCCATACAGCGGCTCATCTTACTCCAAAAGCTCCTCCTATTCCAGATCAAGATCCAACTCTTCAAGGTCACCTTCTTACTCCCGATCCTATAGCCGGTCACGCTCTCGTTCTTACTCAAGATCACCTTACCAGAGGAAGGTTTCCTCAAAGGGTCGCGCTCACCGCTCTAAATCCCGGTCTCGTGGATATCAACATTCCAGATCCAAGTCCCCATACAGACGGTACAATTCACGCTCCAAAACACCTCCCCATAGACCCCCGTCACCAAACAAAAGAGTAGTTCCTCTAATGGAAAGTGACCGGGAATATTGTAATAGATATCGTGAAATGCCTCCCTATGACATCAAGGCTTTATATGGTCGTCAACCAGACTTAAGAGATCCCTATGAAAGACAACGATTTAGAGAGTGGGAGAGAAAGTACATAGACTGGTATGAAAAATATTGTAAAGGGGTCACAATGAATGCTATGCCACGACAGAGGTCCCCTGTGAACCGGGAGAATTATTCACCAAATCGCTTCCCTGTTCCTCCACAAGCACGTAGGGATAATTCTCCATACAACCGAGGCCGAAGAGAAGATTATCCTCCTTTGTTACCACACCGTGGTCGTCCTCTTGCAGGGTCCTATCAAGAGAAAATGCTTCCACGTGAACCTCCTCATGGCATGAAGGATGCAAACAAATTGAAAGAAAAAGAAGTAATGAACCCACCTTTAGACTCTAAaggaaacaaacacaaaaaacatcgAAAGAAGAGGAAAGGGGAGGAAAATGAAGGCTTCACCAAGCCAGATATAGACAACCCCCGGAAACACAGAGATCCAAATGCAGTAGATGGTAAAAGAAATGAACCCTTCTTTGTGCCCACAAGCAAAGATGATGCTACCCCAGTAAGGGACGAGCCAATGGATGCAGAGTCCATTGCTCTTAAAGCTCTTGCTGCAAAGGACAAACGAGAGAAGGCCAAGGTAAAACCAGAGAAAACAAAACATAAGCTTGATGGTAACTTGCCTAAAAAGGAAACCACCTCAACCTCCAAGGTAGTCAAAATCGAAAAAGTAGTAGTTGATGTTGAGAAGGAAAAACTTGCTGGTGTTGAACCACCAACCAAGAAGCCAAAAGATGAGACACAAAAACCTGACAATGTCAAAAAGGATGATAAAACTGCTTTGCTGCCACGCAAAGTGCAACTTAAAGTGGTAAAGCAAAATCCAGATGATAAACAGGTGACAAAAGATGATAAACAGGTGACAAAAGATGATAAAAGCAAGAAGGAGCCCTCAAAAGATGTAAAGCAAGAGAAACCCATCGTCAAAGAGGAGAAGTCAAAGAAGGTTATAGATAAATCCAAAGTAAGCGAGGTCAAGCAAGAGAAACGAAAAAGGAAAGTGGATGAGAAGGTCCCAGGAAAGGAACAGGACAAAACCACAGTAGAAACCAGCGAGCCCCCCAAACCTTCCACCTCAAAAGTTAAGTCTGAAGTAGAGATTAAAAATCCTGAAAAGGTACCTGAAAATGAGAAGCCtactgttaaaaaaattaaactcaACCGTGAAACTGGAAAGAAAATAGCCACTGCTGATACCTCTGCAGTGGCTGAGGAGGCTGAGGAGAAAAAGATGCCTTCTGCTGTGACCAAGTCAAAACTAGAACGGGTGAAGGGCAAAGTACGGAGAAAAGTCACTGTTCAAGATGGATCTGGCTCCACCTTGGTGGATTATACCAG CACAAGTTCCACTGGAGGAAGTCCCATACGAAAGGGAGAAGATAAACTAGATACCAAGAGAACAGTCATCAAGACAATGGAGGAATATAATAATGATATCACTGTGCCTGCAGAAGATGTAATTGTAATGGTTAAGATTCCCCAGTCAAAATGGGACAAAGACGATTTTGAGTCTGAAGATGATGAGGCTAAGGATGCGCCGACTTTACCTTGTGCTGGAAAGCCGATGAGTGTGATAACAAAGCCTCTGTCTTCTGTTATTCTTGTTGATAAGGAAACTAGTTTATTAGAGAAGCCAAAATCGACCCGGGAACAAGGAGATGAGGGCTCACCACTTGATGCCAAAACTTCAAAAGAATCCTCAGTTTCCCACACCAAGAGCAGGCTCAGTGGTAAAGATAGCCCTGTTGATGTGAAGGAAACGTCTAACAAAAGAAAAGGAAGTTCCCAGGCTGACAGCAGCTCTGACCGGTCAGGTCAGCACTCTTCTAAAGAGAGGTCATCTGAGAAACCAGATTCTAGCAGAGGCTCTTCTAGTCGAGATTTCACTCCTAACCGTGATAAAAAGTCTGAGCGTTCAGACAGCAGGGATCGAAAGCTGGATCATGAAAGCAAATCTAGGGATAAAAAACAGGAACATGAAGCCCGGGACAAAAAAATAGACTATGACAAAGAAAAGGATAAAAAGGTTGAGAATGACAATAAAGAACGAGACCGCAGGCTAGAACACGAAGGCAAGGAAAAGAAGCCAGAGTATGATAGCCGGGATCAAAGCAGTTCAAAGAGGCGAGATGATAGAAGAAAGGACTCCCCTATTAGAGATACATCCTCAAGTTCCCAGAAATCTAGACCCAGGGATATACAGACTGAAACCTCTAGGAAAGGTACAGGTGAAATAAAAAGTAGCCACAGCCCTTCACGGGAGCGGAAAGTAAAAGGCGATATAAAGGCTCCTGATGCTAAACGGGCACGTGTTGATCAAAAGCCATCAGAAAAATCCAGtacaaaagaaaaggaaaggacCGTGTACAAATCAAAGGGTGCAGAGGAAACCAGTGATAACGTTTGTTCGAACACTAGACATACTTcaccagacacacaaactgacaaagATGTTGGTGAAAAAGACTCCCACAAAGCAAAGGTTCCTCAGAACCCCTCAACACGACTGTCAACTGACCTCACGCGAGAGACCGATGAGGCTGCTTTTGTGCCTGATTATAATGAGAGTGACAGTGAATCCTCTGTAAAACAGGAAGCAACCACATCCCAGGAACCtcaggaaaacaaaaataaggACAGTGAAAGCACGGGCATTATGGAACCAGTTGACACAACTGGCCTGCCTGCCACGAATCCAAGCAGCCCAAGTGAGAGCCGCAGCCCCAGCCCAGTTGATTCACAAACTCACAGCCGCAGCAGTAGTGTGAGCTCTGTGGGGAGTCAGGACAGCAAAAAAAGAAAGcggaaaaaggaaaagaaaaaacacaaaaagcacAAAAAACACAAGAAGCATAAGAAGCATGCAGGTAATGAATCAGAGactgaaaaaacagaaaagagtcagaaacacaaacacaagAAGAAAAAGTCCAAGAAGAGCAAAGATAAGGAAACGGAGAAGGAGGAGGTTAAAGCCAAACCACCAGTAACTGAGTGA
- the RBBP6 gene encoding E3 ubiquitin-protein ligase RBBP6 isoform X2, producing MSCVHYKFSSKLNYDTVTFDGLHISLCDLKKQIMGRERLKAADCDLQITNAQTQEEYTDDAALIPKNSSVIVRRIPIGGVKTSSKTYVISRSEPVSGTSKAIDDASASISMAKLAKTANLAEADASEEDKIKAMMTQSGHEYDPSNYMKKPLGPPPPSYTCYRCLKPGHYIKQCPTNGDKSFEQTVRIKKSTGIPRSFMVEVEDPNMKGAMLTNTGKYAIPTIDAVAYAVGKKEKPPFLPPEPSSSSEEEDPVPDELLCLICKDMMNDAVVIPCCGNSYCDECIRSALLDSDDHTCPTCHQTEVSPDALIANKFLRQAVNNFKNETGYSKRIRKQQSAPPAKQSQAAPPARNTQQSSRTMPSRQQDPLIAPATTAPVVNQTPPSTVPSRQSAAPSTVPANPPPLSASPADSTPSLPLPVHKERVKTEPVYHNQDKIGSRSSTVPAIPVTSSSCLNPVTSNSLLGDKGYHVPVLSQLPSLAHCHPAPTPLLRTNIPRPSGPRPLMGWEGPSRGRHPHNDRPLRNQGPSMVSSGPVYVHPPPPLFPPPPPHGLPLPPGAPPPQFPPQFPPGQPPGAGYNVPPPGFASVSQTVSAPWAPATIQGAHSNALSATNLVNPPLSKEEFYREQRRLKEEEKKKSKLDEFTNDFAKELLEYRKIQKERKRSYSRSKSPYSGSSYSKSSSYSRSRSNSSRSPSYSRSYSRSRSRSYSRSPYQRKVSSKGRAHRSKSRSRGYQHSRSKSPYRRYNSRSKTPPHRPPSPNKRVVPLMESDREYCNRYREMPPYDIKALYGRQPDLRDPYERQRFREWERKYIDWYEKYCKGVTMNAMPRQRSPVNRENYSPNRFPVPPQARRDNSPYNRGRREDYPPLLPHRGRPLAGSYQEKMLPREPPHGMKDANKLKEKEVMNPPLDSKGNKHKKHRKKRKGEENEGFTKPDIDNPRKHRDPNAVDGKRNEPFFVPTSKDDATPVRDEPMDAESIALKALAAKDKREKAKVKPEKTKHKLDGNLPKKETTSTSKVVKIEKVVVDVEKEKLAGVEPPTKKPKDETQKPDNVKKDDKTALLPRKVQLKVVKQNPDDKQVTKDDKQVTKDDKSKKEPSKDVKQEKPIVKEEKSKKVIDKSKVSEVKQEKRKRKVDEKVPGKEQDKTTVETSEPPKPSTSKVKSEVEIKNPEKVPENEKPTVKKIKLNRETGKKIATADTSAVAEEAEEKKMPSAVTKSKLERVKGKVRRKVTVQDGSGSTLVDYTSTSSTGGSPIRKGEDKLDTKRTVIKTMEEYNNDITVPAEDVIVMVKIPQSKWDKDDFESEDDEAKDAPTLPCAGKPMSVITKPLSSVILVDKETSLLEKPKSTREQGDEGSPLDAKTSKESSVSHTKSRLSGKDSPVDVKETSNKRKGSSQADSSSDRSGQHSSKERSSEKPDSSRGSSSRDFTPNRDKKSERSDSRDRKLDHESKSRDKKQEHEARDKKIDYDKEKDKKVENDNKERDRRLEHEGKEKKPEYDSRDQSSSKRRDDRRKDSPIRDTSSSSQKSRPRDIQTETSRKGTGEIKSSHSPSRERKVKGDIKAPDAKRARVDQKPSEKSSTKEKERTVYKSKGAEETSDNVCSNTRHTSPDTQTDKDVGEKDSHKAKVPQNPSTRLSTDLTRETDEAAFVPDYNESDSESSVKQEATTSQEPQENKNKDSESTGIMEPVDTTGLPATNPSSPSESRSPSPVDSQTHSRSSSVSSVGSQDSKKRKRKKEKKKHKKHKKHKKHKKHAGNESETEKTEKSQKHKHKKKKSKKSKDKETEKEEVKAKPPVTE from the exons ACCGCCAATCtggctgaagcagatgcttctgAAGAGGATAAAATCAAAGCTATGATGACACAATCCGGACATGAATACGATCCTAGCAA TTATATGAAGAAACCGCTAGGCCCTCCGCCTCCTTCCTATACATGTTATCGATGTTTAAAACCTGGCCATTACATAAAGCAGTGCCCTACCAACGGG GACAAATCTTTTGAGCAAACTGTCAGGATTAAAAAGAGCACTGGAATCCCCCGTAGTTTTATGGTGGAAGTAGAGGATCCCAATATGAAGGGAGCTATGCTTACAAACACTGGAAAATATGCCATACCTACAATCGATGC GGTGGCTTATGCTGTTGGGAAAAAGGAAAAGCCACCGTTTCTTCCCCCTGAACCCTCATCGTCTTCTGAGGAAGAGGATCCTGTGCCCGATGAGCTGCTATGCTTGATCTGTAAAGACATGATGAACGATGCTGTTGTAATACCGTGCTGTGGGAATAGCTACTGTGATGAAT GTATTCGCTCTGCCCTACTTGACTCTGATGATCATACCTGCCCAACATGCCACCAGACAGAGGTTTCCCCGGATGCTTTAATCGCCAACAAATTTTTACGTCAG GCTGTAAACAATTTTAAGAATGAAACCGGTTACTCAAAGAGGATCCGCAAGCAACAGTCTGCACCTCCTGCAAAACAGTCCCAAGCTGCTCCACCTGCACGCAACACACAACAGTCTTCACGCACAATGCCATCGCGACAGCAGGACCCTCTCATTGCTCCTGCAACTACTGCACCAGTTGTTAATCAGACCCCTCCCAGCACTGTTCCGAGCCGCCAGTCTGCTGCACCTAGCACTGTACCAGCCAACCCTCCACCATTGTCTGCATCTCCTGCAGACTCCACACCTTCACTGCCATTACCTGTCCACAAGGAGAGAGTAAAAACAGAACCTGTATATCA CAATCAGGACAAAATTGGCTCCCGTTCTAGCACGGTTCCTGCCATCCCGGTTACATCATCCAGCTGCTTAAACCCTGTGACCAGTAACTCACTTCTTGGAGATAAG GGATATCATGTACCGGTTCTTAGTCAATTGCCTTCCCTTGCTCACTGCCATCCTGCACCAA CACCACTCTTGAGGACCAATATCCCCAGACCATCTGGACCAAGACCCCTTATGGGCTGGGAAGG TCCAAGTCGTGGACGCCATCCTCACAACGACCGTCCTCTTAGAAATCAGGGTCCTTCCATGGTATCATCGGGACCGGTGTATGTccatccacctcctcctttgtTTCCACCACCTCCTCCTCACGGTCTTCCACTGCCCCCAGGAGCTCCTCCACCACAATTCCCACCTCAATTTCCTCCTGGTCAGCCCCCAGGTGCGGGTTATAATGTTCCTCCTCCTGGTTTTGCTTCAGTGTCTCAAACAGTATCTGCACCTTGGGCTCCTGCAACAATACAAGGAGCACATAGCAATGCTCTTTCAGCAACAAACTTAGTAAACCCACCGCTGTCCAAAGAGGAGTTCTACAGAGAGCAACGTCGACTTAAAGAAGA agaaaaaaagaaatctaaaCTTGACGAGTTTACAAATGACTTTGCCAAGGAACTACTTGAATATCGTAAAATACAGAAAGAGCGCAAACGATCTTACTCCAG gtcaaaATCTCCATACAGCGGCTCATCTTACTCCAAAAGCTCCTCCTATTCCAGATCAAGATCCAACTCTTCAAGGTCACCTTCTTACTCCCGATCCTATAGCCGGTCACGCTCTCGTTCTTACTCAAGATCACCTTACCAGAGGAAGGTTTCCTCAAAGGGTCGCGCTCACCGCTCTAAATCCCGGTCTCGTGGATATCAACATTCCAGATCCAAGTCCCCATACAGACGGTACAATTCACGCTCCAAAACACCTCCCCATAGACCCCCGTCACCAAACAAAAGAGTAGTTCCTCTAATGGAAAGTGACCGGGAATATTGTAATAGATATCGTGAAATGCCTCCCTATGACATCAAGGCTTTATATGGTCGTCAACCAGACTTAAGAGATCCCTATGAAAGACAACGATTTAGAGAGTGGGAGAGAAAGTACATAGACTGGTATGAAAAATATTGTAAAGGGGTCACAATGAATGCTATGCCACGACAGAGGTCCCCTGTGAACCGGGAGAATTATTCACCAAATCGCTTCCCTGTTCCTCCACAAGCACGTAGGGATAATTCTCCATACAACCGAGGCCGAAGAGAAGATTATCCTCCTTTGTTACCACACCGTGGTCGTCCTCTTGCAGGGTCCTATCAAGAGAAAATGCTTCCACGTGAACCTCCTCATGGCATGAAGGATGCAAACAAATTGAAAGAAAAAGAAGTAATGAACCCACCTTTAGACTCTAAaggaaacaaacacaaaaaacatcgAAAGAAGAGGAAAGGGGAGGAAAATGAAGGCTTCACCAAGCCAGATATAGACAACCCCCGGAAACACAGAGATCCAAATGCAGTAGATGGTAAAAGAAATGAACCCTTCTTTGTGCCCACAAGCAAAGATGATGCTACCCCAGTAAGGGACGAGCCAATGGATGCAGAGTCCATTGCTCTTAAAGCTCTTGCTGCAAAGGACAAACGAGAGAAGGCCAAGGTAAAACCAGAGAAAACAAAACATAAGCTTGATGGTAACTTGCCTAAAAAGGAAACCACCTCAACCTCCAAGGTAGTCAAAATCGAAAAAGTAGTAGTTGATGTTGAGAAGGAAAAACTTGCTGGTGTTGAACCACCAACCAAGAAGCCAAAAGATGAGACACAAAAACCTGACAATGTCAAAAAGGATGATAAAACTGCTTTGCTGCCACGCAAAGTGCAACTTAAAGTGGTAAAGCAAAATCCAGATGATAAACAGGTGACAAAAGATGATAAACAGGTGACAAAAGATGATAAAAGCAAGAAGGAGCCCTCAAAAGATGTAAAGCAAGAGAAACCCATCGTCAAAGAGGAGAAGTCAAAGAAGGTTATAGATAAATCCAAAGTAAGCGAGGTCAAGCAAGAGAAACGAAAAAGGAAAGTGGATGAGAAGGTCCCAGGAAAGGAACAGGACAAAACCACAGTAGAAACCAGCGAGCCCCCCAAACCTTCCACCTCAAAAGTTAAGTCTGAAGTAGAGATTAAAAATCCTGAAAAGGTACCTGAAAATGAGAAGCCtactgttaaaaaaattaaactcaACCGTGAAACTGGAAAGAAAATAGCCACTGCTGATACCTCTGCAGTGGCTGAGGAGGCTGAGGAGAAAAAGATGCCTTCTGCTGTGACCAAGTCAAAACTAGAACGGGTGAAGGGCAAAGTACGGAGAAAAGTCACTGTTCAAGATGGATCTGGCTCCACCTTGGTGGATTATACCAG CACAAGTTCCACTGGAGGAAGTCCCATACGAAAGGGAGAAGATAAACTAGATACCAAGAGAACAGTCATCAAGACAATGGAGGAATATAATAATGATATCACTGTGCCTGCAGAAGATGTAATTGTAATGGTTAAGATTCCCCAGTCAAAATGGGACAAAGACGATTTTGAGTCTGAAGATGATGAGGCTAAGGATGCGCCGACTTTACCTTGTGCTGGAAAGCCGATGAGTGTGATAACAAAGCCTCTGTCTTCTGTTATTCTTGTTGATAAGGAAACTAGTTTATTAGAGAAGCCAAAATCGACCCGGGAACAAGGAGATGAGGGCTCACCACTTGATGCCAAAACTTCAAAAGAATCCTCAGTTTCCCACACCAAGAGCAGGCTCAGTGGTAAAGATAGCCCTGTTGATGTGAAGGAAACGTCTAACAAAAGAAAAGGAAGTTCCCAGGCTGACAGCAGCTCTGACCGGTCAGGTCAGCACTCTTCTAAAGAGAGGTCATCTGAGAAACCAGATTCTAGCAGAGGCTCTTCTAGTCGAGATTTCACTCCTAACCGTGATAAAAAGTCTGAGCGTTCAGACAGCAGGGATCGAAAGCTGGATCATGAAAGCAAATCTAGGGATAAAAAACAGGAACATGAAGCCCGGGACAAAAAAATAGACTATGACAAAGAAAAGGATAAAAAGGTTGAGAATGACAATAAAGAACGAGACCGCAGGCTAGAACACGAAGGCAAGGAAAAGAAGCCAGAGTATGATAGCCGGGATCAAAGCAGTTCAAAGAGGCGAGATGATAGAAGAAAGGACTCCCCTATTAGAGATACATCCTCAAGTTCCCAGAAATCTAGACCCAGGGATATACAGACTGAAACCTCTAGGAAAGGTACAGGTGAAATAAAAAGTAGCCACAGCCCTTCACGGGAGCGGAAAGTAAAAGGCGATATAAAGGCTCCTGATGCTAAACGGGCACGTGTTGATCAAAAGCCATCAGAAAAATCCAGtacaaaagaaaaggaaaggacCGTGTACAAATCAAAGGGTGCAGAGGAAACCAGTGATAACGTTTGTTCGAACACTAGACATACTTcaccagacacacaaactgacaaagATGTTGGTGAAAAAGACTCCCACAAAGCAAAGGTTCCTCAGAACCCCTCAACACGACTGTCAACTGACCTCACGCGAGAGACCGATGAGGCTGCTTTTGTGCCTGATTATAATGAGAGTGACAGTGAATCCTCTGTAAAACAGGAAGCAACCACATCCCAGGAACCtcaggaaaacaaaaataaggACAGTGAAAGCACGGGCATTATGGAACCAGTTGACACAACTGGCCTGCCTGCCACGAATCCAAGCAGCCCAAGTGAGAGCCGCAGCCCCAGCCCAGTTGATTCACAAACTCACAGCCGCAGCAGTAGTGTGAGCTCTGTGGGGAGTCAGGACAGCAAAAAAAGAAAGcggaaaaaggaaaagaaaaaacacaaaaagcacAAAAAACACAAGAAGCATAAGAAGCATGCAGGTAATGAATCAGAGactgaaaaaacagaaaagagtcagaaacacaaacacaagAAGAAAAAGTCCAAGAAGAGCAAAGATAAGGAAACGGAGAAGGAGGAGGTTAAAGCCAAACCACCAGTAACTGAGTGA